One Podarcis muralis chromosome 1, rPodMur119.hap1.1, whole genome shotgun sequence genomic window carries:
- the OLFML1 gene encoding olfactomedin-like protein 1, whose product MAAIQLRFLLVSFFTSIAGEAQYVMQDAGLVHYMDRRILSIENRLNKCNQDIADYVQEFREFSKRMMSRLEGLNVLKTDLKNDVDHLLTRVERAQREIDYFESAKESPDTCVEVDEDLVEQQLMEQEESKQKVKLMLNASCNHMIAGFKSLKIVKKSGDTQGSWLKDPIKNPQKIYFLTGVKNKIVMEFANIRAFTESGEKQSARRVNLPFPWQGTGHVIYDGFLFYHKFGSLNEIIKFDIQKRNVTGRLLLSGAGETFAYDLLPSTKIDLAVDELGLWAIHTEPDPGRKLVISKINYETMAVEYTWDTSCKSQNAEAAFMMCGALYVVYNSPGGGTSRIECIYDTLDAINPYEIPTLPFPKRQTSHSMVHYYPREKQLFAWDNGSQVIYKLLTKLKN is encoded by the exons ATGGCAGCCATACAGCTCAGATTCTTATTAGTTTCATTCTTTACAAGTATTGCGGGAGAAGCACAATATGTAATGCAAGATGCTGGATTGGTGCATTACATGGACCGCCGAATTCTCTCAATAGAG AACAGGTTAAACAAATGCAATCAAGATATTGCAGATTATGTCCAGGAATTCCGAGAGTTTTCCAAGAGAATGATGTCGCGCCTGGAAGGACTCAACGTTTTGAAGACAGATCTTAAAAATGATGTTGACCATTTGCTAACAAGAGTGGAAAGAGCGCAAAGGGAAATTGACTATTTTGAATCGGCAAAGGAGTCCCCCGACACCTGCGTGGAAGTCGACGAGGACCTTGTGGAGCAGCAATTAATGGAACAAGAGGAGTCGAAACAGAAAGTCAAGCTCATGCTCAATGCAA gtTGTAACCACATGATTGCAGGCTTCAAATCCCTGAAGATTGTCAAGAAGTCTGGAGACACACAGGGCTCATGGCTGAAGGACCCCATCAAGAACCCCCAAAAGATCTATTTCTTAACTGGGGTAAAGAACAAAATTGTAATGGAGTTTGCAAATATCCGGGCTTTTACTGAAAGCGGTGAGAAACAGTCAGCTCGCAGAGTTAACCTGCCTTTTCCCTGGCAAGGGACAGGCCATGTTATATATGACGGTTTTCTGTTTTATCACAAATTTGGCTCCTTAAATGAGATAATTAAGTTTGACATTCAGAAAAGAAATGTCACTGGCCGGCTGCTGCTGTCAGGAGCAGGAGAGACCTTCGCCTACGATCTTCTTCCTTCCACTAAGATAGACCTAGCTGTGGATGAACTGGGGTTGTGGGCAATCCACACAGAGCCAGATCCTGGGAGAAAGCTGGTCATTTCTAAAATCAACTATGAAACTATGGCCGTGGAATATACCTGGGACACATCCTGCAAAAGCCAGAATGCCGAAGCGGCTTTTATGATGTGCGGCGCCCTGTACGTAGTGTACAATTCACCAGGGGGAGGTACGTCTCGCATTGAGTGCATTTATGACACCTTAGACGCCATCAATCCTTATGAAATCCCGACGCTTCCATTCCCCAAACGCCAGACAAGTCACTCCATGGTGCATTATTACCCCAGAGAAAAGCAACTCTTTGCCTGGGATAATGGATCCCAGGTCATTTACAAGCTCCTGACAAAgctaaaaaattaa